The Halomonas sp. THAF5a genome segment CGACTACTGCCTGACGGTGGCGCCCTACTACAACAAGCCGACCCAGGAAGGCCTGTTCCAGCACTTCAAGGCGATCGCCGAGGCCAGCGACCTGCCGGTGATCCTCTACAACGTGCCGGGCCGCACCTGCTCCGACATCTACAACGAGACCGTGATGCGTCTCGCCGAGGTCGACGGCATCGTCGGCCTCAAGGATGCCACCGGCAACCTGGAGCGCGCCGAGGACCTGATCGCGCGCCTCAAGGGCAGCGACTTCATGCTCTACTCCGGCGACGATGCCACCGCCTGCGACTTCATGCTGATGGGCGGCCACGGTGACATCTCGGTGACCGCCAACGTCGCCCCGCGGGCGATGCATGAGCTGTGTGCCGCCGCCGTGGCCGGCGACGCCGACAAGGCCCACCAGATCAACACCCGGCTGCTGCCGCTGCACACCAACCTGGGCGTCGAGTCCAACCCGATTCCGGTCAAGTGGGCGCTGCATCGCATGGGCTACATGGAGCCGGGCATCCGCCTGCCGCTGACCTGGCTCTCCGAGAAGTACCACTCCACCGTCAGCGAGGCCCTGCAGCTGGCGGGGATGATCGACGACTGAGCGGTGCCCGGCATCGTACTCCGCACAACACGAGGCAAGGTGGACGCATGAACTCTGCGCTGAAAGGGATGCTGGTGGCGACGGTCGCGCTGGCCACGGTCGGTTGCGCCCGTGATGGCTTCTATCACGATCGCAACCTCGACTACGCCGAGGCCGAGGAGACGGCCCCCCTGGTGCTGCCGGAGGCCCGCAACCCGGCGCGCTACCGGGACGCCATGCCGGTGCCCGAGGTGAGCGGCGCGCGTCCCGCCGCGGACGGCGTGGTCGACGCACCGTTGCCCCAGGCCCTGTCGCCGGGCCGCGCCCGGGAGCGCGGCTACGTCGAGCGCCGCGAGATCGGCGCCGACGCCTGGCTGGTGGTGGGCGCCGAGCCGGCCTCGGTGTGGCCTGAGCTCGAGCGCTTCGTGCAGGGCCGCGGGCTGGACGTCGTCGCCCGCGACCCGAGCCGCGGGGTGCTGGAAACCGCGCAGGCGCGGTTGAGCGTCCGCCAGGGGCTGCGCCGTGGCGACAGCGAGCTGCACTGCGAGCGCGGTGGCGTGGCCGACGCGGGTTGCCTGCGGGCCCTGGAGCGCCACTTCCAGTCGCTCAGCGCCTCGGCCAGCGCGGCGTCGCTGACCGCCCAGCGTCCCGAGGTGCAGGACCGTGCGCGGTTCGAGCGGCGCGGTGGCGACTGGCAGGTGATCCTGCCCTACGACGTCGACCGCCTGTGGGCGGAGCTCAGCTACCAGCTGGAGGCCGATTTCGCCGTCGAGGGCCGCCGCGAGCTGCGCGAGCGCGACCCCGGCACCCACAGCTTCCTGGTCGGCTACCTGACCCGCGAGGCGCGCGAGCAGGGCCTGCTGGGCTCGCTGGCCTCGCTGGAGTTCGGCGCCGAGCCCGAACCGGTGAGGCTGACCCTCGAGGCGCGCGGCCCCGAGGAGACGGTGCTGCGCGTGGAGGGCGTCGGCGAGGCCGGTGCGCTGCCCGAGGAAGACCAGCGCGCGCTGCTCGAGCGGGTGGCGGGCCTGCTGCGCTGATGAGCGGCGCGGCGTCGGGCGGCCTCACCTTCGCCTCCCTGGGCAGCGGCAGCAAGGGCAACGCCACCCTGGTCAGTGACGGCGAGACCCACCTGCTGGTCGACTGCGGCTTCGGCCTCAAGGAGACCGAGCGCCGCCTGGCCCGCCTGGGGCTGCACCCCCGCCAGCTCGACGCCGTGCTGGTGACCCACGAGCACGGCGATCACATCCGCGGCGTCGGGCCCCTGGCGCGCCGCCACAAGGTGCCGGTATACCTGACGCCGGGCACCTGGCTCTCGGGGCGGCTCGGCGAGCTGCCGCAACGTCACTGGATCACCCCTCAGGCGCGGTTCGCGGTCAAGGGGCTTGCCA includes the following:
- a CDS encoding lipoprotein, NlpB; translated protein: MNSALKGMLVATVALATVGCARDGFYHDRNLDYAEAEETAPLVLPEARNPARYRDAMPVPEVSGARPAADGVVDAPLPQALSPGRARERGYVERREIGADAWLVVGAEPASVWPELERFVQGRGLDVVARDPSRGVLETAQARLSVRQGLRRGDSELHCERGGVADAGCLRALERHFQSLSASASAASLTAQRPEVQDRARFERRGGDWQVILPYDVDRLWAELSYQLEADFAVEGRRELRERDPGTHSFLVGYLTREAREQGLLGSLASLEFGAEPEPVRLTLEARGPEETVLRVEGVGEAGALPEEDQRALLERVAGLLR
- the dapA gene encoding 4-hydroxy-tetrahydrodipicolinate synthase, with product MITGSIVALATPMKVNGDIDWEALRRLVHFHLDNGTDAIVAAGTTGEPTTMSFAEHFDVIRTVVEEVDGRIPVIAGTGSNNTTEAVELTRYAKEVGADYCLTVAPYYNKPTQEGLFQHFKAIAEASDLPVILYNVPGRTCSDIYNETVMRLAEVDGIVGLKDATGNLERAEDLIARLKGSDFMLYSGDDATACDFMLMGGHGDISVTANVAPRAMHELCAAAVAGDADKAHQINTRLLPLHTNLGVESNPIPVKWALHRMGYMEPGIRLPLTWLSEKYHSTVSEALQLAGMIDD